In Anaerobacillus isosaccharinicus, one genomic interval encodes:
- the thpR gene encoding RNA 2',3'-cyclic phosphodiesterase, whose amino-acid sequence MTVQPHYFIAVTIDDKVKQKLASWCENEHLPFQRFVHKQDLHITLAFLGGVESLILEELKEALQVMAKQHVPFTLTIDNLGYFGKNQAPRIFWASVKQENKLYELQKDVHQTCVDLGIKLEDRAYSPHITLARKYIAEEPYADDALKEKFHSYLKSESWRVASFVIYQTHLKKTPKYEVVASFKLSEL is encoded by the coding sequence ATGACAGTTCAACCACATTATTTTATTGCAGTAACAATTGATGACAAAGTAAAACAAAAACTTGCCTCATGGTGTGAGAATGAGCATCTACCTTTTCAGAGGTTTGTGCACAAACAGGACCTCCATATTACGTTGGCTTTTCTTGGCGGTGTAGAGAGTTTAATTCTTGAAGAGCTTAAAGAAGCATTGCAAGTCATGGCGAAGCAACACGTGCCATTTACTTTAACAATTGATAATTTAGGTTATTTCGGAAAAAATCAAGCACCTCGCATTTTTTGGGCTAGTGTTAAACAAGAAAATAAGCTATATGAACTTCAGAAGGATGTACACCAAACTTGTGTTGACCTTGGAATTAAACTTGAAGATCGGGCGTATAGTCCCCATATTACGCTAGCTCGTAAATACATTGCCGAAGAGCCTTATGCTGATGATGCGCTTAAAGAGAAGTTTCATTCATATCTAAAAAGTGAGAGCTGGAGGGTAGCTTCATTTGTCATTTATCAAACGCATTTAAAGAAAACACCAAAATACGAGGTTGTTGCTTCGTTCAAGTTATCAGAACTTTAA
- the pepV gene encoding dipeptidase PepV, with product MMINWKREIELRKEALIVDTCGLLKIKSVLDEEGATTEAPFGLAINEALQFILQKGEQSGFDTKNVDGFAGHIEFGKGEELIGILGHIDVVPEGDGWSSDPYSAEIRDGKIFARGAIDDKGPTMAAFYGMKIIKELGLPLSKRVRLIIGADEESQWRCVDHYFQKEEMPIMGFAPDADFPIINAEKGICDMELVFPISSEETSLISFQAGRRLNMVPDLATAVVNIEEKEEVIHEFQLFLDRYDLVGETTIEEKGISFKLFGISAHGMEPNKGRNAGIYLAHFLKTIKLKGSGSEFVAFVDNHFYDDSRGLTLGLNYEDEQTGPLTINVGTLHFDESRRTIGLNLRYPVTYNFEDGLRTLEAAIAESGIVVDLKTHAKPHYVKADHPLIQILQKVYERQTGEVATLLSTGGGTYARSLQAGVAFGALFPGRPELAHQKDEYIDIEDLLKAASIYAEAIYELAK from the coding sequence ATGATGATTAACTGGAAAAGAGAAATTGAATTAAGAAAAGAAGCTTTAATTGTAGATACTTGTGGGCTATTAAAAATAAAAAGTGTGTTAGATGAAGAGGGAGCAACAACTGAAGCTCCTTTTGGTTTAGCTATAAATGAAGCACTACAATTCATTTTACAGAAAGGTGAACAATCAGGGTTTGATACAAAAAATGTAGATGGATTTGCTGGTCACATTGAGTTTGGTAAAGGTGAGGAATTAATCGGAATTTTAGGTCATATTGATGTTGTCCCTGAGGGTGATGGTTGGTCAAGTGATCCATATAGCGCCGAAATTCGCGATGGGAAAATATTTGCTAGAGGAGCTATTGATGACAAGGGTCCAACTATGGCAGCTTTTTATGGGATGAAAATAATCAAAGAATTAGGCCTACCTCTTTCAAAGCGAGTTCGGTTAATCATTGGTGCTGATGAGGAAAGTCAGTGGCGTTGTGTTGATCATTATTTTCAAAAAGAAGAAATGCCAATCATGGGTTTTGCGCCTGATGCAGATTTCCCGATCATTAATGCAGAAAAAGGTATTTGCGATATGGAGCTAGTTTTTCCGATAAGTAGCGAGGAGACGTCATTAATATCATTCCAGGCAGGACGAAGGCTCAATATGGTTCCTGACTTAGCAACAGCAGTTGTTAATATTGAAGAAAAAGAAGAGGTTATCCACGAATTTCAACTTTTTTTAGACCGATATGATTTAGTAGGAGAAACGACAATTGAGGAAAAAGGGATTAGCTTCAAGCTTTTCGGTATTTCAGCGCATGGAATGGAACCAAATAAAGGGAGAAATGCAGGGATTTACCTTGCTCATTTCTTAAAGACTATAAAGTTAAAAGGGAGTGGCTCTGAATTTGTTGCTTTTGTTGACAACCATTTTTACGATGATTCTAGAGGACTAACTTTAGGTCTAAATTATGAAGATGAGCAAACGGGCCCCTTAACGATTAATGTGGGAACACTTCATTTTGATGAAAGTCGTAGAACAATAGGCCTGAATTTACGTTATCCAGTAACGTATAATTTTGAAGATGGGTTAAGGACTTTAGAGGCGGCAATTGCTGAGAGTGGAATCGTTGTAGATTTAAAAACCCATGCAAAGCCACATTATGTGAAAGCGGATCATCCATTAATACAAATTTTGCAAAAAGTCTATGAAAGACAAACAGGGGAAGTAGCAACATTATTATCAACAGGTGGCGGAACATATGCTAGAAGTCTTCAGGCTGGAGTTGCGTTTGGAGCATTATTTCCAGGACGCCCAGAGCTCGCGCACCAAAAAGACGAATACATCGATATAGAAGATTTACTAAAAGCCGCATCCATTTACGCAGAAGCGATCTATGAGTTGGCGAAATAA
- a CDS encoding DUF4129 domain-containing protein, with protein sequence MKPWQIKVTRFFHLSLEMLLLFLIIIPLYYAEEKELPIFPFIVLVSTAIIFYEPFIQKFKTEKVGILLIPIIGLVGISVGFHFFFALLISTIIFWRVLSHYKDNDPNEMNLFIITFIVGVVFFLYFFFTGKNEIFLIITFFQFFLIVLLKTLKLAFQSSKSNTNKLTQLKWQLGSFTALGGITLLAIFSYQMLHTVVVSIFKLVFYVVWLLGVPFVYLASLFNFELRRRGPQEEAGFYSGPESDLTLDETTAANFDMLLWIAGGAILIVILYIIFRKSGSLILREYIQTNDQEELSSFSQDDHKKGWFRSSRPKNEIRRMFYDFEKFMAKKGHGRSYNETVEDWFARLNADEELKSLIASTYRSVRYGDKEISSEDRNRYRHALKEIKKAIKEA encoded by the coding sequence ATGAAACCATGGCAAATTAAGGTGACTCGCTTTTTCCACTTGAGCTTAGAAATGCTGCTCTTATTTTTAATCATTATTCCCCTTTACTATGCCGAAGAAAAAGAGTTACCAATTTTTCCTTTTATCGTGCTCGTTTCAACTGCAATTATTTTTTATGAGCCGTTTATTCAGAAATTTAAGACAGAAAAAGTAGGGATACTCTTAATTCCTATTATTGGCTTAGTTGGAATATCTGTTGGATTTCATTTTTTCTTCGCTCTTTTAATCAGTACAATTATCTTTTGGAGGGTTTTATCCCATTATAAAGACAATGATCCAAATGAAATGAATCTATTTATTATTACGTTTATTGTTGGAGTTGTGTTTTTTCTCTACTTCTTTTTTACAGGAAAGAATGAGATCTTTTTAATTATCACTTTCTTTCAATTTTTCTTAATCGTCCTATTAAAAACGTTAAAGCTTGCTTTTCAATCATCAAAATCTAATACAAATAAACTGACACAATTAAAATGGCAACTAGGGAGTTTCACTGCCTTAGGTGGCATTACTTTATTAGCCATTTTCTCTTATCAAATGTTACACACTGTCGTTGTTTCTATTTTCAAGCTAGTATTCTATGTCGTATGGTTATTAGGAGTCCCTTTCGTATATTTAGCTTCGTTATTTAATTTTGAGCTTAGGCGACGAGGTCCCCAAGAGGAAGCTGGATTTTATAGTGGTCCTGAGAGTGATCTTACTCTTGATGAAACCACAGCTGCAAACTTTGACATGTTGCTCTGGATTGCTGGAGGAGCTATCTTAATCGTTATCCTTTACATTATATTTAGGAAATCTGGATCATTGATCCTAAGGGAATACATTCAAACAAATGATCAAGAAGAGTTATCTTCCTTTAGCCAAGATGATCATAAAAAAGGATGGTTTCGTAGCAGTCGTCCCAAAAATGAAATTCGCCGCATGTTTTATGACTTTGAAAAATTTATGGCTAAAAAGGGGCATGGACGAAGTTACAATGAAACCGTAGAAGACTGGTTTGCTAGATTAAACGCAGACGAAGAATTAAAGAGTTTAATTGCCTCCACATACCGAAGCGTAAGATACGGTGATAAAGAGATTTCAAGTGAAGATAGAAACCGCTATCGCCATGCTCTAAAAGAAATCAAAAAAGCAATAAAAGAAGCTTAA
- a CDS encoding MFS transporter has product MEQDRFVRVHLKTVYFLIFFSFGGLFPLLSVYLRDVVGLSGAEIGTIMSIGPLMMIFAQPLWGILSDYTQKPREILSVTMIITGGLALFYLPFSVYIVLVIVAASVALFQGSIVPISDSITLNYVHEKGGDYGSIRLWGAAGFSISVLLVGTLSDIFGLQIIFYTFAVSLWLCAYFTRKMPKEGQLPKVQLKKGISQLIQNKQFILFMMTTFFVFGPIFANNFYFGLLIQDVGGSLTGVGIAFLLAAGSEIPFMRWVGYWIDRIGLLKIILIAAIVSSLRWFFYAIEPAPILIYITTIAQGMSIGLFIPAAIQYVRKITPEDVKVTAVSVYSSVGGGLGTSFCTLMAGFLLERFDIFAVYLFFGGLTTLGVITIIVVMRWCLPCK; this is encoded by the coding sequence ATGGAGCAGGATCGGTTTGTCAGGGTTCATTTAAAAACGGTATATTTTTTAATATTTTTTAGCTTTGGAGGACTTTTCCCCCTTTTAAGTGTTTATTTAAGAGATGTAGTAGGCTTGTCCGGAGCTGAAATTGGGACGATCATGTCTATAGGCCCTTTAATGATGATTTTTGCACAGCCATTATGGGGCATCTTGAGTGATTATACACAAAAGCCTCGAGAGATATTATCAGTTACAATGATTATTACAGGCGGATTAGCTTTGTTTTATCTTCCTTTTTCTGTCTACATTGTTTTAGTTATTGTTGCAGCTTCTGTCGCACTTTTCCAAGGTTCGATTGTACCAATTTCTGATAGTATTACTTTAAATTATGTCCATGAAAAAGGTGGAGATTATGGAAGTATTCGCCTTTGGGGAGCGGCGGGTTTTTCCATTTCTGTTTTACTAGTAGGAACTCTTTCTGATATTTTTGGGTTACAAATTATCTTCTACACGTTTGCTGTTTCTCTATGGTTATGTGCTTATTTTACAAGGAAGATGCCAAAGGAAGGGCAATTACCCAAAGTTCAATTAAAGAAAGGCATTTCTCAACTTATTCAAAATAAGCAATTTATCCTTTTTATGATGACGACATTTTTTGTTTTTGGTCCGATTTTTGCAAACAATTTTTATTTCGGCTTATTAATTCAAGATGTTGGTGGGAGTCTAACTGGGGTCGGAATAGCCTTTTTACTCGCAGCTGGTAGTGAAATTCCATTTATGAGATGGGTTGGGTATTGGATTGACCGAATAGGATTATTAAAGATTATTCTCATCGCAGCTATTGTTTCAAGTTTACGTTGGTTTTTTTATGCAATCGAACCAGCACCAATACTGATCTACATCACAACCATTGCCCAAGGGATGTCAATTGGATTATTTATCCCAGCAGCGATACAATATGTAAGAAAAATTACACCTGAAGACGTTAAGGTAACTGCAGTGTCCGTCTATTCATCAGTCGGTGGAGGTCTTGGAACTTCTTTTTGCACACTAATGGCCGGCTTCTTGCTAGAACGTTTTGATATTTTCGCTGTTTACTTATTTTTTGGAGGGTTAACTACTCTTGGAGTAATAACAATAATTGTCGTTATGCGGTGGTGTCTACCCTGTAAATAG
- a CDS encoding AAA family ATPase, with protein sequence MNRQDKIAKIKSSIATVLVGKEEMTELVVISILARGHILLEDVPGTGKTMLAKSIAKCLDAKFRRVQFTPDVLPSDVTGIQFFNPKEQAFELRPGPVMTNILLADEINRATPRTQSSLLEVMEERQVTIDGETLPLPKPFIVIATQNPIDSQQGTFSLPEAQMDRFLLLIKVGYPTLAEEKQMLSMYRESEPIDSLEVVLTIQEIEEMQNELKKVTLSEDIETYMLKIIAATRQSEYVEVGVSPRGTLGLMRAIQARAYIHGRDYCLPEDVKVMAPYVLSHRLVLSIEGSMRKTKEDVLMEILKSVEVPVEAGAVR encoded by the coding sequence ATGAATAGACAAGATAAGATTGCAAAGATAAAATCTTCGATCGCAACTGTTTTAGTAGGGAAAGAAGAAATGACTGAATTAGTTGTTATTTCCATCCTTGCCCGTGGGCACATTCTATTAGAAGATGTTCCTGGTACAGGAAAAACTATGTTAGCAAAATCTATTGCTAAATGTCTAGATGCGAAGTTCCGCCGTGTGCAATTTACACCTGATGTATTACCTAGTGACGTTACTGGTATCCAATTTTTCAATCCAAAAGAGCAAGCATTTGAATTGAGACCAGGACCTGTCATGACAAATATTTTACTAGCAGACGAAATTAACCGAGCAACACCAAGAACTCAATCTAGTTTATTAGAAGTGATGGAAGAGCGTCAGGTTACAATCGATGGCGAAACATTGCCTTTACCGAAGCCATTCATCGTTATTGCTACACAAAACCCAATCGATTCCCAGCAAGGTACGTTTTCATTACCAGAAGCACAAATGGATCGTTTCCTATTACTAATTAAAGTAGGATATCCAACTTTAGCAGAGGAAAAACAAATGCTTTCAATGTACCGTGAATCAGAGCCGATCGATTCTCTAGAGGTTGTTCTTACCATCCAAGAAATTGAAGAAATGCAGAATGAATTAAAAAAGGTCACATTATCAGAAGACATTGAAACGTACATGCTGAAAATTATTGCTGCAACGAGACAATCTGAATATGTAGAAGTTGGCGTAAGTCCAAGGGGTACTCTCGGGCTAATGAGAGCCATACAAGCTCGTGCTTATATTCACGGTAGAGATTATTGTCTACCTGAAGATGTTAAAGTGATGGCACCATACGTCCTTTCTCATCGCCTAGTTCTTTCAATTGAGGGCTCAATGCGTAAAACAAAGGAAGATGTCCTTATGGAAATATTGAAAAGTGTTGAAGTGCCAGTAGAAGCTGGAGCTGTTCGTTAA
- a CDS encoding CidA/LrgA family protein, with translation MKFFQIILQIAVLYGFFLTGKWLQLTFGLMIPGSIIGMLLFFIVLLSGLFPTQWFERGSELLLSHMPFMFLPVTVGVLNYLSFFQGKGLLLIFVVLLSTLIVMVCSAYVGQTMVQRKERQN, from the coding sequence GTGAAATTTTTTCAAATCATTTTACAAATAGCCGTTTTATACGGCTTTTTCTTAACTGGAAAATGGCTACAACTCACCTTCGGCCTTATGATTCCTGGAAGTATTATTGGCATGCTTCTCTTTTTTATTGTGCTACTTTCAGGTCTTTTTCCTACCCAATGGTTTGAGCGCGGATCAGAACTTTTATTAAGCCACATGCCATTCATGTTTTTACCTGTTACTGTAGGTGTATTGAATTACCTCTCTTTTTTTCAAGGAAAAGGGCTACTATTAATCTTCGTTGTTCTACTTAGCACGTTGATTGTTATGGTATGTTCAGCATATGTTGGTCAGACAATGGTACAAAGAAAGGAGAGGCAAAATTGA
- a CDS encoding DUF58 domain-containing protein: protein MSWNQEHNLPKKIYGTLFWSVPLLFLVSVFINSPLVFGLGVLFTFFILLNHFYLQYVSKKTTVFDEIEVIRMFPDDTRTITIPLENKGKLPVLNGEVSFTFYDYDGAIEVVGSDSINQESYSFPYSLLPLTRKKRNIEVKALKRGVAQIRTIEYTVHDLLKLSYLRLHYRDYFRREMIVYPTPMAINGLDQIVQQRQGDIPRQHSQHEDVMMTMGTREYTSGDPFNRVNWKASARTNSLQTKIYEKTTILNWTIVVNIYNKDRSKLTVRNLEEVLSHAAFLCQFATKHHISFELYINTRVPKFTFIHIPPANGKDHLMKALELLARVSKYTITTHPIEVLKTVKIRTGPNPFIFHLGSFSQEEDNLYREWKRTGATVYRVESNEDIGQVVPVGGGKNETMAN, encoded by the coding sequence ATGAGCTGGAACCAAGAGCATAATTTACCGAAAAAGATCTATGGGACATTATTTTGGTCAGTTCCATTGTTGTTTCTTGTTTCCGTTTTTATTAACTCGCCTCTCGTTTTTGGATTAGGAGTTTTGTTTACTTTCTTTATTCTATTAAATCATTTCTACCTACAATATGTTTCAAAAAAAACAACGGTCTTTGATGAAATTGAAGTCATCCGTATGTTTCCTGATGATACGAGAACCATTACTATTCCCCTTGAAAATAAAGGGAAATTACCTGTTTTAAATGGAGAAGTATCATTTACCTTCTACGACTATGACGGAGCAATCGAAGTTGTCGGAAGTGATAGCATTAATCAAGAGTCTTACAGCTTCCCGTATAGCCTCTTGCCCTTAACACGAAAAAAGCGAAATATAGAAGTAAAGGCTTTAAAACGAGGTGTCGCCCAAATTCGAACGATTGAATATACCGTTCATGATTTATTGAAGCTTAGTTATTTGCGTCTTCACTATCGAGATTATTTTCGAAGGGAAATGATAGTTTATCCAACACCAATGGCAATAAATGGGCTGGATCAAATCGTGCAACAGCGGCAGGGGGATATTCCAAGGCAGCATTCACAACACGAAGACGTCATGATGACAATGGGCACAAGGGAATATACGTCTGGTGATCCTTTTAATCGGGTGAATTGGAAGGCATCAGCAAGGACAAATTCATTGCAAACTAAGATCTACGAAAAAACAACCATCCTAAATTGGACAATTGTCGTAAATATTTATAATAAGGATCGCTCTAAATTAACTGTGAGAAATCTTGAGGAAGTATTAAGTCATGCGGCGTTTCTTTGTCAATTTGCAACTAAGCATCATATTTCCTTTGAACTCTATATCAATACAAGAGTTCCTAAGTTTACTTTCATCCACATCCCACCTGCAAATGGTAAAGATCATTTAATGAAAGCATTAGAACTTTTAGCAAGAGTAAGCAAATACACGATCACAACACATCCAATTGAAGTATTAAAAACGGTAAAAATAAGAACTGGTCCAAATCCATTTATTTTTCATCTTGGTAGCTTTAGTCAAGAAGAAGATAATCTTTATCGAGAATGGAAGAGAACAGGGGCAACAGTGTATCGCGTCGAATCAAACGAAGATATTGGACAAGTAGTTCCGGTTGGAGGTGGAAAAAATGAAACCATGGCAAATTAA
- the cysK gene encoding cysteine synthase A, whose amino-acid sequence MRVVDNIADLIGDTPLVKLNHLPSKTGADVYLKLEFMNPSGSVKDRAAFQMILQAERDGLLKKGATIIEPTSGNTGIGLAMNAAARGYKAILTMPDTMSKERINILKAYGAEVVLTPGDEKMPGAIQKAHELVKEIPNSFMPMQFENDANPEAHRLTTAIEIKDALDSIGKTLNAFVAASGTGGTITGTGEKLKELYPEISIHVVEPAGSPVLSGGKPGPHKLVGTSPGFIPPILNENVYGEILKIEDNDAYNVTRRLAREEGILVGPSSGAACFAALEVAKRLSPNDVVVAIACDTGERYLSTDLFDFET is encoded by the coding sequence ATGCGCGTTGTTGACAACATAGCTGATTTAATTGGTGATACACCATTAGTCAAGTTAAACCATCTCCCAAGTAAGACAGGAGCTGATGTTTATTTAAAGTTAGAATTTATGAACCCAAGTGGCAGTGTGAAAGATCGTGCTGCTTTTCAAATGATTTTACAAGCTGAGAGAGATGGGTTATTAAAAAAAGGCGCAACAATCATTGAGCCTACAAGCGGAAATACAGGAATTGGCCTTGCCATGAATGCCGCTGCTAGAGGTTATAAAGCAATTTTAACAATGCCTGATACGATGTCAAAAGAACGAATTAACATTTTAAAAGCGTATGGTGCAGAAGTTGTTCTAACTCCAGGAGATGAAAAAATGCCTGGCGCTATTCAAAAAGCACATGAATTAGTAAAGGAAATTCCAAACAGCTTTATGCCAATGCAATTTGAAAACGATGCAAACCCAGAAGCACACCGATTAACAACTGCTATAGAAATTAAAGACGCGTTAGATAGCATTGGTAAAACATTGAATGCTTTTGTTGCAGCATCTGGCACTGGAGGTACAATAACAGGAACAGGTGAGAAATTAAAAGAGCTTTATCCTGAGATCAGTATTCACGTTGTCGAACCGGCTGGGTCCCCTGTTTTATCAGGAGGCAAACCTGGACCACATAAACTTGTCGGAACTAGCCCTGGTTTCATCCCACCAATCTTAAATGAAAATGTTTATGGAGAAATCTTAAAAATTGAAGATAATGATGCATACAATGTTACAAGACGCCTTGCCCGTGAAGAAGGCATTCTCGTTGGTCCATCGTCAGGTGCCGCTTGCTTCGCCGCTCTTGAAGTTGCAAAACGCCTGTCACCAAACGATGTTGTCGTTGCCATCGCTTGTGACACAGGTGAACGGTACTTATCAACTGATTTATTTGATTTTGAAACCTAA